tcagcatcttctagtccatttgcAACGTAGGCTGTTGATACTATCCCACGCGTGAGAAATGTGAATTCATGTATCAGCGtgacttgagtgatctgccaTACTGCCTTCtgaaaatatgtagtcaattaaattcgtataatggttggagaatagCTTGAGAattaagtgttttataagcatttaaattatgaatttgtaatgtgagtcaaaagtatcaaatacaactgagttgtataatgtttataaaataacaggttattggaaaattatgaaagtcaataatgggaaattagaattatttacttaatgtaatggtcagggtttcatgacactaaacttttgttacattacttttcatttcctatcaattacattcaataatcattacacgtacattgcatataacacgtattattctcagcatcttctagtccatttgcAACGTAGGCTGTTGATACTATCCCACGCGTGAGAAATGTGAATTCATGTATCAGCGtgacttgagtgatctgccgtactgccatctaaaaatatgtagtcaattaaatttgtataatggttggagaataacttgagaattcagtgttttataagcatttaaattatgaatttgtaatatgagtaaaaagtatcaaatacaactgagttgtataatatttatagtgtaacaggttatttgaaaattatgaaagttaataatgggagattagaatcatttacttaatgtaatggtcagggtttcatgacactaaacttttgttacattactattcattttCTATCAATTActttcaataaccattacatgtatattgcatataacacgtattattctcagcatcttctagtccatttgcAACGTAGGCTGTTGATACTATCCCACGCGTGAGAAATGTGAATTCATGTATCAGCGtgacttgagtgatctgccaTACTGCCTTCtgaaaatatgtagtcaattaaattcgtataatggttggagaatagCTTGAGAattaagtgttttataagcatttaaattatgaatttgtaatgtgagtcaaaagtatcaaatacaactgagttgtataatgtttataaaataacaggttattggaaaattatgaaagtcaataatgggaaattagaattatttacttaatgtaatggtcagggtttcatgacactaaacttttgttacattactattcattttCTATCAATTActttcaataaccattacatgtatattgcatataacacgtattattctcagcatcttctagtccatttgcAACGTAGGCTGTTGATACTATCCCACGCGTGAGAAATGTGAATTCATGTATCAGCGtgacttgagtgatctgccaTACTGCCTTCtgaaaatatgtagtcaattaaattcgtataatggttggagaatagCTTGAGAattaagtgttttataagcatttaaattatgaatttgtaatgtgagtcaaaagtatcaaatacaactgagttgtataatgtttataaaataacaggttattggaaaattatgaaagtcaataatgggaaattagaatcatttactttatgtaatggtcagggtttcatgacaccaTCTTTTTGATGCACTTCtatcaattgaattttaattactttgagTAACTATTATACGTAGACTGCATAAAACCTGCAATATTCTCGACCTCCTCCAGTCCATTaatgtaggatgttgatactttccaaCGTGTGAAATAAGTGAATCCATGCGTCTCAATTCCTTGAGTAAACTGCTCTATTGTCATCTGAAAAAAGGTAGTctgttaaatatgttttataaatgaattataaaatgacactACAACGCACCATAAGgagtactaaaatttatatatgacaACGAGTACGCGGCCAACACTGATTAATTCAGATGTGGAAAAAAACTAACGGACAAACTTCattcttattacaaaaaatttgaaaacaatttacagcTGAAAATCATAtacccataatataaatgtaaaactgcaataatatacgaaattaaaacgtattacccatgataacaaataataatattgataaaccatataagatagtacaaatctactggattgttttgtttgattataacgtaaaaatagtgtatttaaagaatgcacttgtacaatatcctataattgatcatattcaaattgaaataaataagaatttgtattatttgccaatagtatgttttatagtgtgtcCAAAGCATGAGGTTAAATG
This genomic stretch from Rhopalosiphum maidis isolate BTI-1 chromosome 3, ASM367621v3, whole genome shotgun sequence harbors:
- the LOC113556467 gene encoding uncharacterized protein LOC113556467 — its product is MDSLISHVGKYQHPTLMDWRRSRILQKAVWQITQVTLIHEFTFLTRGIVSTAYVANGLEDAENNTCYMQYTYGSTAVHLRNSDAWIHLSHTWESINILCCKWT